A stretch of Henckelia pumila isolate YLH828 chromosome 4, ASM3356847v2, whole genome shotgun sequence DNA encodes these proteins:
- the LOC140867770 gene encoding uncharacterized protein isoform X2, with translation MKCFLLKMSSVIVFGLIFLILIESSRHFSTSEQIYSLEEFISKKYFEKYDNLIDSKFNSFVENEIPLDLSKVLQENNHATPASSVLRQNVVGEGSHRHLYSHLRFRVRPEFESDLTRQSCVVVLIERLPSGVFADPFELQHLVQRGVFTGAAVFGDTNLELPSFQSNRSVVEIHMDVASKVFSRNSNEFEVDLEVPLHARYQPLGLGFSRIEFGKPDVFMCCSTQRNAWNRNCSIMQTDRSFDCNSSSLVWNIPCGIREHAGFPLLLCL, from the exons ATGAAATGTTTTCTATTGAAGATGAGTTCGGTGATAGTATTCGgactgatttttcttatcctCATCGAGTCTTCCCGGCATTTTTCAACTTCT GAGCAGATATACAGTCTTGAGGAATTTATATCAAAGAAGTATTTCGAGAAATATGATAATTTGATAGATTCCAAGTTCAATAGCtttgttgaaaatgaaattcCGCTTGACTTGAGCAAAGTTCTTCAAGAGAATAACCATGCCACACCTGCATCATCAGTTCTACGGCAAAATGTTGTTGGTGAAGGTTCTCACCGCCATCTGTATTCACATTTAAGATTCAGAGTGCGGCCTGAGTTCGAATCCGATCTAACTAGGCAGTCCTGTGTGGTAGTACTTATCGAAAGACTGCCGTCTGGTGTCTTTGCTGATCCTTTTGAGCTGCAGCATCTTGTCCAGCGTGGTG TATTCACTGGTGCAGCCGTCTTTGGTGATACAAATTTGGAGCTGCCATCTTTTCAGTCAAACAGATCTGTTGTTGAAATCCATATGGATGTTGCTTCCAAAGTGTTTTCAAGGAACAGTAATGAATTCGAGGTTGACCTTGAGGTTCCATTGCATGCACGCTATCAA CCTTTAGGACTTGGTTTTTCAAGGATCGAATTTGGAAAACCTGATGTATTCATGTGCTGCAGCACACAAAGAAATGCGTGGAATAGGAACTGCTCAATCATGCAAACAGACCGTAGTTTCGATTGTAACAGTAGCTCTCTCGTGTGGAATATACCCTGTGGAATCAGGGAACATGCTGG GTTTCCCTTGTTGCTATGTCTATGA
- the LOC140867770 gene encoding uncharacterized protein isoform X1 codes for MKCFLLKMSSVIVFGLIFLILIESSRHFSTSEQIYSLEEFISKKYFEKYDNLIDSKFNSFVENEIPLDLSKVLQENNHATPASSVLRQNVVGEGSHRHLYSHLRFRVRPEFESDLTRQSCVVVLIERLPSGVFADPFELQHLVQRGVFTGAAVFGDTNLELPSFQSNRSVVEIHMDVASKVFSRNSNEFEVDLEVPLHARYQPLGLGFSRIEFGKPDVFMCCSTQRNAWNRNCSIMQTDRSFDCNSSSLVWNIPCGIREHAGFVSMVTFLSAAVAVLFIVLASVCHS; via the exons ATGAAATGTTTTCTATTGAAGATGAGTTCGGTGATAGTATTCGgactgatttttcttatcctCATCGAGTCTTCCCGGCATTTTTCAACTTCT GAGCAGATATACAGTCTTGAGGAATTTATATCAAAGAAGTATTTCGAGAAATATGATAATTTGATAGATTCCAAGTTCAATAGCtttgttgaaaatgaaattcCGCTTGACTTGAGCAAAGTTCTTCAAGAGAATAACCATGCCACACCTGCATCATCAGTTCTACGGCAAAATGTTGTTGGTGAAGGTTCTCACCGCCATCTGTATTCACATTTAAGATTCAGAGTGCGGCCTGAGTTCGAATCCGATCTAACTAGGCAGTCCTGTGTGGTAGTACTTATCGAAAGACTGCCGTCTGGTGTCTTTGCTGATCCTTTTGAGCTGCAGCATCTTGTCCAGCGTGGTG TATTCACTGGTGCAGCCGTCTTTGGTGATACAAATTTGGAGCTGCCATCTTTTCAGTCAAACAGATCTGTTGTTGAAATCCATATGGATGTTGCTTCCAAAGTGTTTTCAAGGAACAGTAATGAATTCGAGGTTGACCTTGAGGTTCCATTGCATGCACGCTATCAA CCTTTAGGACTTGGTTTTTCAAGGATCGAATTTGGAAAACCTGATGTATTCATGTGCTGCAGCACACAAAGAAATGCGTGGAATAGGAACTGCTCAATCATGCAAACAGACCGTAGTTTCGATTGTAACAGTAGCTCTCTCGTGTGGAATATACCCTGTGGAATCAGGGAACATGCTGGGTTTGTATCAATGGTTACATTTCTCTCTGCTGCCGTGGCTGTTCTATTTATAGTATTGGCATCTGTATGCCACTCATAA
- the LOC140861303 gene encoding uncharacterized protein → MAPRLFLLALVFSFSTAIVVEGAPKGKNVKCKENELYKQCADRDDLFCPDACPQDCAVDCRPCKPVCLSAPPKPSKIKCDDGPKKCKKLFCPVSCPETCVANCDTCQAVCPPMPPPPVVITPSPPPPPPPPVVITPSPPPPPPPVVITPSPPPPSVATPSPPPSVVTPSPPPPPVVITPSPPPPPVVLTPSPPPPPPVVITPSPPPPPSVATPSPPPPPVVIIPSSPPPPPPVISTPWPPTPYIPPPPPDSSEAAGGKRVRCKSPLFPNCKEEHRCPVPACPDRCVVNCVTCSPVCECDMPGAVCQDPRFIGADGLTFYFHGKKDKDFCIISDTNLHINAHFIGRRNIKMGRDFTWVQSLGIMFQNHRIYVGAKKTATWDNSKDRLDLSFDGQPVYIPQGESQKWQPNSAPVVKITRTRIRNAVEIEVEGNFRIKATVVPITKQESQIHNYNITDDDCFAHLDMGFKFYALSGDVTGVLGQTYARNYVSRVKMGIDMPVLGGDREFGSSSLFSTDCAAARFNGAHKSSSTPRKDYKYAKY, encoded by the exons ATGGCGCCGCGACTGTTTCTACTGGCCCTCGTGTTTTCGTTTTCGACGGCGATCGTGGTAGAAGGGGCTCCCAAGGGAAAGAATGTCAAGTGCAAGGAGAACGAGTTATACAAACAATGTGCAGATAGGGACGATCTATTCTGTCCCGATGCATGTCCACAAGATTGTGCAGTCGACTGTCGTCCATGCAAACCAGTGTGTCTCTCAGCACCACCTAAGCCTAGTAAGATCAAGTGTGATGATGGCCCCAAAAAATGCAAGAAGTTGTTTTGCCCCGTTTCTTGCCCCGAGACGTGCGTGGCCAACTGTGATACATGCCAAGCAGTTTGCCCACCAATGCCGCCACCACCAGTTGTGATCACTCCAAGCCCacctccaccaccaccaccacctgtTGTGATCACTCCAAGCCCGCCTCCACCTCCACCACCCGTTGTGATCACTCCAAGCCCGCCTCCACCATCGGTTGCGACTCCTAGCCCACCACCATCAGTTGTGACTCCTAGCCCACCACCACCACCTGTTGTGATTACTCCAAGCCCACCACCACCACCGGTTGTGCTCACTCCAAGCCCACCTCCACCACCACCTGTTGTGATTACTCCAAGCCCACCTCCACCACCATCAGTTGCGACTCCTAGCCCACCGCCACCACCGGTTGTGATCATTCCAAGCTCGCCTCCTCCACCGCCGCCGGTGATTTCCACCCCATGGCCACCTACTCCTTACATCCCTCCTCCTCCTCCAGATAGCTCGGAGGCTGCAGGAGGGAAAAGGGTTCGTTGCAAAAGCCCGTTATTCCCAAACTGCAAAGAAGAACACCGTTGTCCAGTACCCGCGTGTCCGGATCGTTGTGTGGTTAATTGTGTCACTTGCAGCCCCGTGTGTG AGTGCGACATGCCTGGAGCCGTGTGTCAAGACCCGAGATTTATCGGTGCCGATGGGCTAACATTCTACTTCCATGGAAAAAAGGACAAAGACTTCTGCATAATTTCTGACACCAACCTACACATCAACGCACATTTCATCGGCAGAAGGAACATCAAAATGGGAAGGGACTTCACATGGGTCCAGTCCCTCGGAATTATGTTCCAAAACCATCGAATCTACGTTGGTGCCAAAAAGACAGCCACATGGGACAACAGCAAAGACCGGTTAGACCTCTCATTCGATGGACAACCAGTTTATATACCCCAAGGAGAAAGCCAGAAGTGGCAACCAAACTCAGCACCTGTCGTAAAAATCACGCGAACCCGAATCAGAAATGCGGTTGAAATCGAAGTGGAAGGCAACTTCCGGATCAAAGCCACGGTGGTGCCTATCACTAAGCAAGAATCGCAGATTCACAACTACAACATCACAGACGACGATTGCTTCGCTCATCTCGACATGGGATTCAAATTTTACGCGTTGAGCGGAGACGTGACCGGTGTTTTGGGCCAAACATACGCCAGGAACTATGTAAGCAGAGTTAAGATGGGAATCGACATGCCGGTTCTTGGCGGAGACAGGGAATTTGGCTCTTCGAGTTTGTTCTCCACAGACTGTGCTGCTGCAAGATTCAATGGGGCACACAAGAGTAGTAGTACTCCTCGGAAAGATTACAAGTATGCCAAGTACTAG